The Procambarus clarkii isolate CNS0578487 chromosome 24, FALCON_Pclarkii_2.0, whole genome shotgun sequence genome includes a region encoding these proteins:
- the LOC138368018 gene encoding uncharacterized protein — MRNANIITLYKNKGDNSDVNIYRGISLLSEDATEEGDGKLFTRDVLVRLQILAERVYPESQCGFRAERSTTDMVFSLRQLQEKCREQREALYITFIDLTKAFDLMSTDDSSRSFPKLDVHPPYSA, encoded by the coding sequence atgagaaatgcaaacatcatcactctctacaaaaataaaggtgacaatAGCGATGTCAACATCTATCgcggcatctccctcctcagcgaAGATGCCACTGAGGAGGGAGATGGTAAACTCTTCACCAGGGAcgtcttggtcaggcttcagattcttgctgaaagagtgtaccctgagtcacagtgcggtttccgagcagagaggtcgaccactgacatggtgttctccctgagacagcttcaagaaaagtgcagggagcagagagAAGCCTTGTACATcaccttcattgaccttacaaaggccttcgacctcatGAGCACGGACGACTCTTCAAGATCTTTCCCAAAATTAGATGtccacccaccctactcagcatga